Proteins encoded by one window of Superficieibacter sp. HKU1:
- the citG gene encoding triphosphoribosyl-dephospho-CoA synthase CitG: MTGLLATNARVINVPQLAEDALWNELDLTPKPGLVDRLNNGSHRDMDHALFVRSIEAIAPWFARFAGLGEEHADKPAGMQLRLLRPMGIACEQAMYNATGGINTHKGGVFALGLLCFAAGRVTVISANSLCHEVSEICRGLVTRELRARSVAATAGERQFQQFGLTGARGEAESGFATVRSVLPYWRRDRQHELLLRLMAVNPDSNLVSRGGMSGLRYVQDYAGRLLINGWDSKALEKMDQALIGRHLSPGGSADLLSVAWVLGQC; this comes from the coding sequence ATGACTGGTTTGCTCGCGACTAACGCGCGCGTTATCAACGTGCCGCAGCTGGCGGAAGATGCGCTGTGGAATGAGCTGGATCTGACGCCCAAGCCGGGGCTGGTGGATCGGCTTAACAACGGTTCCCATCGCGATATGGATCACGCGCTATTTGTCCGCAGTATAGAAGCGATTGCGCCGTGGTTTGCACGCTTTGCCGGGCTGGGGGAAGAGCACGCGGATAAACCTGCCGGGATGCAGTTACGCCTTTTACGCCCGATGGGCATTGCCTGCGAACAGGCAATGTATAACGCCACCGGTGGGATTAATACGCATAAAGGCGGCGTGTTTGCCCTCGGGCTGCTCTGTTTTGCCGCCGGACGGGTGACGGTTATTAGTGCGAATAGCCTGTGCCATGAAGTGAGTGAAATTTGCCGTGGCCTGGTCACGCGGGAATTGCGTGCTCGCAGCGTCGCGGCGACGGCGGGCGAACGGCAATTTCAACAATTCGGCCTGACGGGCGCGCGCGGCGAGGCGGAAAGTGGTTTTGCCACCGTGCGCTCGGTTCTGCCGTACTGGCGACGTGATCGACAGCATGAGCTGCTGCTGCGCCTGATGGCGGTGAATCCGGACAGTAATCTGGTGTCACGCGGGGGGATGAGCGGGCTGCGCTACGTGCAGGATTATGCAGGACGATTATTAATCAACGGTTGGGATAGCAAGGCGCTGGAAAAAATGGACCAGGCGCTCATAGGGAGGCATTTAAGCCCCGGCGGCAGCGCGGATTTGTTATCGGTGGCGTGGGTGTTAGGACAGTGTTGA
- a CDS encoding glucose/quinate/shikimate family membrane-bound PQQ-dependent dehydrogenase — MAETKPHTSRVLVTLTALFAAFCGLYLLIGGVWLVAIGGSWYYPIAGIIMLGVTWLLWRSKRSALWLYAALLLGSMIWGVWEVGFDFWALTPRSDILVFFGIWLILPFVWRRLIFPSGGAVAALVVALLISGGILTWAGFNDPQEVNGTLSADATPAEPISPVADQDWPAYGRNQEGQRYSPLKQINADNVHKLKEAWVFRTGDLKKENDSGEVTNEVTPIKVGDTLYLCTAHQRLFALDAATGKEKWHFDPQLNSTPSFQHVTCRGVSYHEAKADTAPANVMADCPRRIILPVNDGRLFALNADTGKLCESFANKGILNLQTNMPDQTPGLYEPTSPPIITDKTIVIAGSVTDNFSVRETSGVIRGFDVNTGDLLWAFDPGAKDPNAIPSDEHTFTFNSPNSWAPAAYDAKLDLVYLPMGVTTPDIWGGNRTPEQERYASSIVALNATTGKLAWSYQTVHHDLWDMDMPSQPTLADITVNGKTVPVVYAPAKTGNIFVLDRRNGELVVPAPEKPVPQGAAKGDYVTKTQPFSDLSFRPKKNLSGADMWGATMFDQLVCRVIFQQMRYEGIFTPPSEQGTLVFPGNLGMFEWGGISVDPNRQVAIANPMALPFVSKLMPRGPGNPMEQPKDAKGSGTEAGIQPQYGVPYGVTLNPFLSPFGLPCKQPAWGYISALDLKTNEVVWKKRIGTPRDSLPFSMPFKVPFNLGMPMLGGPISTAGNVLFIGATADNYLRAYNMSNGEKLWEGRLPAGGQATPMTYEANGKQYVVISAGGHGSFGTKMGDYIVAYALPDDEK; from the coding sequence ATGGCAGAAACAAAACCACATACGTCACGTGTTCTGGTGACGTTAACAGCGCTGTTCGCCGCTTTTTGCGGACTGTATCTGTTAATCGGCGGGGTCTGGCTGGTCGCGATTGGCGGCTCCTGGTACTACCCTATCGCGGGCATCATCATGCTGGGGGTGACCTGGCTGTTGTGGCGCAGCAAACGCTCGGCACTGTGGCTCTATGCCGCGCTGCTGCTGGGTTCAATGATATGGGGCGTCTGGGAGGTCGGCTTTGACTTCTGGGCGCTGACGCCGCGTAGCGACATTCTGGTCTTCTTCGGCATCTGGCTGATCCTGCCGTTTGTCTGGCGTCGGCTGATTTTCCCTTCCGGCGGCGCGGTAGCGGCGCTGGTGGTGGCACTGCTGATCAGCGGCGGTATTCTGACCTGGGCGGGCTTTAACGATCCGCAGGAAGTGAACGGCACCCTCAGCGCCGACGCCACGCCTGCTGAACCGATCTCACCGGTAGCCGATCAGGACTGGCCTGCTTATGGCCGCAATCAGGAAGGCCAGCGCTACTCTCCGCTTAAACAGATCAATGCCGATAACGTGCACAAGCTGAAAGAAGCATGGGTATTCCGCACCGGCGATCTGAAAAAAGAGAATGATTCAGGAGAAGTGACCAACGAAGTGACGCCGATTAAAGTGGGCGACACGCTTTATCTGTGCACCGCGCATCAGCGTCTGTTCGCGCTGGATGCCGCCACCGGTAAAGAAAAATGGCATTTCGATCCGCAGCTAAATTCAACGCCGTCTTTCCAGCATGTCACCTGCCGCGGCGTGTCTTATCATGAAGCGAAAGCGGACACCGCACCGGCGAACGTGATGGCGGACTGCCCGCGTCGTATTATTCTGCCGGTCAACGATGGTCGTCTGTTCGCGCTGAACGCCGATACCGGCAAGCTGTGCGAATCTTTCGCCAACAAAGGTATTCTGAACCTGCAAACCAATATGCCGGATCAGACGCCAGGACTGTATGAGCCAACGTCGCCGCCCATTATCACTGATAAAACCATTGTGATTGCCGGTTCAGTCACCGATAACTTCTCGGTGCGTGAAACGTCGGGCGTGATCCGTGGCTTTGACGTCAATACCGGTGATCTGCTGTGGGCGTTCGATCCGGGCGCGAAAGATCCAAATGCGATTCCGTCGGATGAGCATACTTTTACCTTCAACTCCCCGAACTCATGGGCACCCGCGGCCTATGACGCCAAACTGGATCTGGTTTATCTGCCGATGGGCGTCACCACGCCGGATATCTGGGGCGGTAACCGTACGCCTGAGCAGGAGCGTTACGCCAGCTCTATCGTCGCGCTGAATGCCACTACCGGTAAGCTGGCCTGGAGCTATCAGACCGTTCACCACGATCTGTGGGATATGGATATGCCGTCCCAGCCGACGCTGGCGGATATTACGGTCAACGGCAAAACGGTGCCGGTGGTCTACGCTCCGGCGAAAACCGGTAACATTTTCGTGCTGGATCGCCGTAACGGCGAACTGGTGGTTCCGGCACCGGAAAAACCGGTTCCGCAGGGTGCAGCGAAAGGCGATTACGTCACGAAAACCCAGCCGTTCTCCGATCTCAGCTTCCGTCCGAAGAAAAATCTGAGCGGCGCGGATATGTGGGGCGCGACCATGTTTGACCAGCTGGTCTGCCGGGTCATTTTCCAGCAGATGCGCTATGAAGGCATCTTTACGCCACCGTCCGAACAGGGCACGCTGGTATTCCCGGGCAACCTGGGGATGTTCGAGTGGGGCGGTATCTCCGTCGATCCGAACCGTCAGGTGGCGATTGCTAACCCGATGGCGCTGCCGTTTGTTTCGAAACTGATGCCGCGTGGTCCGGGTAATCCTATGGAGCAGCCGAAAGACGCGAAAGGCAGCGGTACCGAAGCCGGTATTCAGCCGCAGTACGGCGTACCGTATGGCGTAACCCTGAACCCGTTCCTGTCGCCGTTCGGTCTGCCGTGTAAGCAGCCTGCCTGGGGTTATATCTCCGCGCTGGATCTGAAAACCAATGAAGTGGTATGGAAAAAACGTATTGGTACGCCGCGCGACAGCCTGCCGTTCTCAATGCCGTTTAAAGTGCCGTTTAACCTTGGTATGCCGATGCTGGGCGGTCCAATCTCTACCGCGGGTAACGTTCTGTTTATTGGCGCAACCGCAGATAACTACCTGCGTGCTTATAACATGAGCAACGGTGAGAAATTGTGGGAAGGCCGTCTGCCTGCGGGCGGACAAGCAACGCCGATGACCTACGAAGCGAATGGCAAGCAGTATGTTGTCATCTCTGCGGGCGGTCATGGTTCGTTTGGTACGAAGATGGGCGACTATATCGTGGCTTATGCGTTGCCGGACGACGAGAAGTAA
- the hpt gene encoding hypoxanthine phosphoribosyltransferase: MKHTVEVMIPETEIKTRIAELGRQITEHYKDSGSEMVLVGLLRGSFMFMADLCREVQVPHEVDFMTASSYGSGMSTTRDVKILKDLDEDIRGKDVLIVEDIIDSGNTLSKVREILSLREPKSLAICTLLDKPSRREVDVNVEYVGFSIPDEFVVGYGIDYAQRYRHLPYVGKVVLLDE, translated from the coding sequence ATGAAACATACTGTTGAAGTGATGATCCCGGAAACGGAAATCAAAACCCGTATCGCTGAACTGGGCCGCCAGATTACCGAGCATTACAAAGATAGCGGCAGCGAAATGGTGCTGGTGGGGCTGCTGCGCGGTTCCTTTATGTTCATGGCCGATCTGTGCCGTGAAGTACAGGTGCCTCATGAAGTCGATTTTATGACCGCTTCCAGCTATGGCAGCGGGATGTCCACCACCCGCGACGTCAAAATCCTTAAGGATCTGGATGAGGATATTCGGGGTAAGGACGTGCTGATCGTTGAGGACATCATCGACTCCGGCAATACGCTGTCAAAAGTGCGCGAAATTTTAAGCCTGCGCGAGCCGAAGTCGCTGGCGATTTGTACGCTGCTGGACAAACCGTCACGCCGTGAGGTGGACGTCAACGTCGAGTACGTCGGTTTTTCGATTCCGGATGAATTCGTGGTGGGATACGGGATTGATTACGCTCAGCGTTATCGCCATTTGCCGTACGTGGGTAAAGTGGTGTTGCTGGACGAATAA
- the can gene encoding carbonate dehydratase, which translates to MKDIDTLISNNALWSKMLVEEDPGFFETLAQAQKPRFLWIGCSDSRVPAERLTGLEPGELFVHRNVANLVIHTDLNCLSVVQYAVDVLEVEHIIICGHSGCGGIQAAVENPELGLINNWLLHIRDIWLKHSSLLGEMPEEQRLDALYQLNVMEQVYNLGHSTIMQSAWKRGQNVTIHGWAYSINDGLLRDLDVTATNRESLEQHYRQGVSNLRLKYVNQE; encoded by the coding sequence ATGAAAGACATAGATACACTCATCAGTAACAATGCACTATGGTCAAAAATGCTGGTGGAAGAAGATCCCGGATTTTTCGAAACGCTGGCGCAGGCGCAAAAGCCGCGCTTTCTGTGGATTGGGTGCTCCGATAGCCGCGTTCCCGCTGAACGTCTGACCGGGCTTGAGCCAGGCGAACTGTTTGTCCACCGTAACGTGGCGAACCTGGTGATCCACACCGACCTTAACTGTCTCTCCGTAGTTCAGTACGCCGTTGACGTACTGGAAGTTGAACATATTATCATCTGCGGCCACTCCGGTTGCGGCGGTATCCAGGCTGCGGTAGAAAACCCTGAACTGGGGTTGATTAATAACTGGCTGCTGCATATTCGCGACATCTGGCTTAAACATAGCTCGCTGTTGGGAGAAATGCCCGAAGAACAACGCCTGGACGCGCTCTACCAATTGAACGTAATGGAGCAGGTCTATAACCTCGGGCATTCCACCATTATGCAGTCAGCGTGGAAACGCGGACAGAATGTGACCATTCACGGCTGGGCGTACAGTATCAATGATGGCCTGCTGCGCGATCTTGACGTTACCGCCACTAACCGCGAATCGCTGGAGCAGCACTACCGCCAGGGCGTTTCCAACTTGCGTCTGAAATACGTGAATCAAGAATAG
- a CDS encoding ABC transporter ATP-binding protein: MTIALEIEQLKKTYPGGVQALRGIDLQVEAGDFYALLGPNGAGKSTTIGIISSLVNKTSGRVNVFGYDLEKDVVNAKRQLGLVPQEFNFNPFETVQQIVVHQAGYYGVEHKDAVERSEKYLKQLDLWEKRNERARMLSGGMKRRLMIARALMHEPKLLILDEPTAGVDIELRRSMWGFLKDLNDKGTTIILTTHYLEEAEMLCRNIGIIQNGELVENTSMKNLLAKLKSETFILDLAQKSPLPKLEGYQYRLVDTSTLEVEVLREQGINSVFSQLSAQGIQVLSMRNKANRLEELFVSLVHDKQGDRA; encoded by the coding sequence ATGACCATTGCACTGGAAATTGAGCAGCTTAAAAAGACGTATCCTGGTGGCGTACAGGCGCTGCGCGGGATTGATTTACAGGTAGAAGCGGGGGATTTTTACGCGCTTCTGGGGCCAAACGGGGCGGGGAAGTCGACCACTATCGGCATTATCAGTTCTCTGGTAAACAAAACCTCCGGACGGGTAAACGTGTTTGGCTACGATCTGGAAAAGGATGTCGTTAACGCCAAACGCCAGCTTGGCCTGGTGCCGCAGGAGTTTAACTTCAACCCGTTTGAAACTGTGCAGCAGATTGTCGTGCATCAGGCGGGTTACTACGGCGTTGAGCACAAAGACGCGGTTGAACGCAGCGAAAAATACCTTAAACAGCTCGATCTGTGGGAAAAACGTAACGAACGTGCGCGAATGCTGTCGGGGGGGATGAAGCGTCGTCTGATGATCGCCCGCGCCTTAATGCATGAGCCAAAATTGTTGATTCTTGATGAGCCCACCGCGGGCGTTGATATTGAACTTCGCCGCTCGATGTGGGGTTTTTTGAAGGATTTAAACGACAAAGGCACCACGATTATCCTCACCACGCACTATCTGGAAGAGGCGGAAATGCTGTGTCGTAATATCGGCATTATTCAGAACGGCGAGCTGGTGGAAAACACCTCAATGAAAAATCTGCTCGCCAAGCTGAAGTCGGAAACGTTCATTCTCGATCTGGCGCAGAAAAGCCCGCTGCCGAAACTCGAAGGCTATCAGTACCGGCTGGTCGATACCTCGACGCTGGAGGTTGAAGTGCTGCGCGAGCAGGGCATCAATAGCGTGTTCAGCCAGCTCAGCGCGCAGGGCATTCAGGTACTGAGCATGCGTAATAAGGCAAACCGTCTGGAAGAGCTGTTCGTTTCACTGGTTCACGACAAGCAAGGAGATCGCGCATGA
- a CDS encoding ABC transporter permease: MMQLYWVALKSIWAKEIHRFMRIWIQTLVPPVITMTLYFIIFGNLIGSRIGEMHGFSYMQFIVPGLIMMSVITNAYANVASSFFSAKFQRNIEELLIAPVPTHVIIIGYIGGGVARGLCVGILVTAISLLFVPFQVHSWVFVALTLVLTAVLFSLAGLLNAVFAKSFDDISLIPTFVLTPLTYLGGVFYSLTLLPPFWQALSQLNPIVYMISGFRYGFLGIHDVPLVTTFGVLVVFIAAFYLLCWYLIQRGRGLRS; this comes from the coding sequence ATGATGCAGCTGTATTGGGTCGCGCTAAAAAGCATCTGGGCGAAAGAGATCCACCGTTTTATGCGTATCTGGATCCAGACGCTGGTGCCGCCCGTCATCACCATGACGCTCTATTTCATCATCTTTGGTAACTTAATTGGTTCACGCATTGGGGAGATGCACGGCTTTAGCTATATGCAATTTATCGTGCCGGGGTTGATTATGATGTCGGTGATCACCAACGCCTACGCCAACGTGGCGTCCTCCTTCTTTAGCGCCAAATTCCAGCGCAATATTGAAGAACTGCTGATAGCGCCGGTGCCAACGCACGTTATTATCATCGGCTATATCGGCGGTGGGGTAGCGCGTGGGCTGTGCGTGGGTATCCTGGTAACTGCCATCTCGCTACTGTTTGTCCCTTTCCAGGTTCATTCATGGGTATTTGTGGCATTAACCCTGGTGCTGACGGCGGTGCTGTTCTCGCTGGCGGGCCTGCTGAATGCCGTCTTTGCCAAAAGCTTCGATGATATCAGCCTGATCCCGACCTTTGTGCTGACGCCGCTGACCTACCTTGGCGGGGTCTTTTATTCCCTGACCCTGCTGCCGCCGTTCTGGCAGGCGCTGTCGCAGCTGAACCCGATTGTGTACATGATCAGCGGTTTTCGTTATGGCTTCCTCGGTATTCACGATGTGCCGCTGGTGACAACCTTCGGCGTGCTGGTGGTGTTTATCGCGGCGTTCTATCTGCTGTGCTGGTATCTGATTCAGCGTGGACGCGGGCTGCGTAGCTAA
- a CDS encoding PTS sugar transporter subunit IIA produces MLGWVITCHDDKAEELLTRLENEYGPLAQCRAVNFRCGLSTNMLSRLMCDALHATDSGEGVIFLTDISGAAPYRVASLMSHKHSGCEAISGVSYSLLAQMIASRETMSSSAFRERIVSLGSPDVTSLWHQQQKNPHFVLLHDLYEY; encoded by the coding sequence ATGTTAGGTTGGGTTATTACCTGTCATGACGATAAGGCAGAGGAATTGCTGACGCGTCTGGAAAATGAATATGGACCGCTGGCGCAATGCCGGGCGGTCAATTTCCGGTGTGGGTTGAGCACAAACATGCTGAGCCGGTTGATGTGTGATGCCCTGCATGCTACCGATTCCGGCGAAGGCGTTATTTTCCTGACCGACATTTCCGGTGCTGCGCCTTATCGCGTCGCGTCTTTGATGAGTCATAAACACTCAGGCTGCGAGGCTATTTCCGGTGTGAGCTATTCATTGTTGGCACAAATGATTGCGTCACGGGAAACAATGAGTAGTTCGGCGTTTCGTGAGCGGATTGTTTCGCTTGGTTCCCCTGATGTCACTAGTCTCTGGCATCAGCAGCAAAAGAATCCGCATTTCGTTCTACTGCATGATTTGTATGAGTATTAA
- a CDS encoding polysaccharide deacetylase family protein produces the protein MIKRAVAVFLLLMSGSLYAALPVRYMQTTEDAAIWAKIGDRVVTVGNIRTGQILAVEPTAAEYYEFSFGFGNGFIDKGHLEPVQGKQRVQDSLGDLNKPLSNQNLITWKDTPVYNAPDAGSAPFGTLADNLRYPIMSKLKDRLNQTWFQIRIGNRLAWISALDAQIDNGIPVLTYHHILRDEENTRFRHTSTTTSVRAFSNQMTWLRDRGYTTLTMYQLEGYVHNNINLPARAVVITFDDGLKSVSRYTYPILKEYGFKATAFIISSRIKRHPQKWDPKSLQFMSVSELNAIRDVFDFQSHTHFLHRVDRLHHPILLSRSYHNILFDFEHSRRALAQFNPHVLYLSYPFGGYDAKAITAAGAAGFHLAVTTVKGKVKPGDNPFLLKRLYILRTDSLETMARLISNQPQG, from the coding sequence ATGATAAAGCGCGCTGTTGCTGTTTTCCTGCTGCTGATGTCAGGCAGTCTTTATGCTGCGTTGCCCGTTCGCTACATGCAAACCACGGAAGACGCCGCCATCTGGGCCAAAATTGGCGATCGCGTGGTGACAGTCGGGAATATCCGCACGGGACAGATCCTGGCCGTCGAGCCCACAGCGGCAGAATATTATGAATTCAGCTTTGGTTTCGGCAACGGCTTTATTGATAAAGGTCATCTTGAGCCGGTACAGGGGAAACAGCGGGTACAGGATAGCCTGGGCGATTTAAATAAACCGCTAAGTAACCAGAACCTGATTACCTGGAAAGATACGCCGGTTTATAACGCACCGGATGCGGGTAGCGCACCGTTTGGCACCCTGGCGGACAATTTGCGTTATCCGATAATGAGTAAACTAAAAGACAGATTGAACCAGACCTGGTTTCAGATCCGCATTGGCAACCGCCTGGCCTGGATCAGCGCGCTGGACGCGCAGATTGATAACGGTATTCCGGTACTGACTTATCACCACATTCTGCGCGATGAAGAGAACACCCGTTTTCGCCATACTTCCACCACCACCTCGGTACGCGCCTTCAGCAACCAGATGACCTGGCTGCGCGACAGGGGCTACACCACCCTGACGATGTATCAACTGGAAGGGTACGTGCATAATAATATCAATCTGCCTGCGCGGGCTGTGGTGATTACGTTCGATGATGGTCTGAAGTCTGTCAGCCGCTACACGTATCCCATCCTCAAAGAGTATGGCTTTAAGGCGACAGCGTTTATTATTTCTTCGCGTATTAAGCGTCATCCACAGAAATGGGATCCAAAATCGCTGCAGTTTATGAGCGTGTCTGAACTGAATGCGATTCGTGATGTTTTCGACTTCCAGTCGCATACGCATTTCTTACACCGGGTAGATCGACTACATCATCCCATCCTGCTCAGCCGCAGCTATCATAATATTCTGTTTGATTTTGAACACTCTCGCCGCGCGCTGGCGCAGTTTAATCCGCACGTGCTTTATCTGTCTTATCCCTTTGGCGGCTATGACGCAAAGGCGATAACAGCGGCGGGGGCGGCAGGATTTCACCTGGCGGTGACGACGGTAAAAGGAAAGGTGAAACCAGGCGATAATCCGTTCCTGTTAAAGCGGCTTTATATTTTAAGAACGGATTCGCTGGAAACAATGGCGCGGCTGATCAGCAATCAGCCGCAGGGATAG
- the panD gene encoding aspartate 1-decarboxylase produces MIRTMLQGKLHRVKVTQADLHYEGSCAIDQDFLDASGILENEAIDIWNVTNGKRFSTYAIAAERGSRIISVNGAAAHCADVGDIVIIASFVTMSDEEARSWRPNVAYFDGDNEMKRTAKAIPVQVA; encoded by the coding sequence ATGATTCGCACTATGCTGCAGGGCAAGCTTCACCGTGTCAAAGTGACGCAGGCCGATCTGCACTATGAAGGCTCCTGCGCCATCGATCAGGATTTTCTTGACGCGTCCGGTATTCTCGAAAATGAAGCCATTGATATCTGGAACGTGACCAACGGCAAGCGCTTCTCGACCTACGCAATTGCGGCCGAGCGCGGTTCCAGAATTATCTCCGTGAACGGTGCGGCCGCGCACTGCGCTGACGTGGGCGATATTGTTATTATTGCCAGCTTCGTCACCATGTCTGACGAAGAAGCCCGTAGCTGGCGGCCTAATGTGGCCTATTTTGACGGCGATAACGAAATGAAGCGTACCGCAAAGGCCATTCCGGTTCAGGTAGCCTGA
- a CDS encoding Rpn family recombination-promoting nuclease/putative transposase, giving the protein MMKPISNTPHDAVFKQFLMHPETARDFLDIHLPAVLREICDLTTLRLESSHFVEDNLQEQYSDVLYSVKMQGTPGYIHVLIEHQSSADKKMAFRMMRYAIAAMHRLLNDENGPLPLVVPLLFYQGKTSPYPLSMSWLDMFALPELARRIYSEPFPLVDITVIPDDDIMQHRRIALLELLQKHIRQRDLMNLLERLVTLISAEYTTESQLNALLNYMVQRGHTDQPTVFYRELANRLPQEESMMTLAEWFEEQGMQKGMQKGMQKGVQEGKRKGLQEGKTEERRNIARRMLESGMTREAVMQITTLTDDEIEQLIRWR; this is encoded by the coding sequence ATGATGAAGCCCATAAGCAATACCCCGCACGATGCCGTTTTTAAGCAGTTTTTAATGCACCCGGAAACGGCCCGCGATTTTCTGGATATTCATCTGCCTGCGGTCTTACGGGAAATCTGCGATCTGACTACGCTGCGGCTGGAGTCGAGCCACTTTGTTGAGGATAACCTGCAGGAGCAGTACTCCGATGTGCTGTACTCGGTGAAAATGCAGGGCACGCCCGGCTATATTCATGTCCTGATTGAGCATCAGAGTTCAGCGGACAAAAAAATGGCGTTTCGCATGATGCGCTACGCCATTGCGGCGATGCATCGTCTTCTTAACGATGAGAACGGGCCGCTGCCGCTGGTGGTGCCGCTGCTATTTTATCAGGGAAAGACCTCGCCTTATCCACTTTCGATGAGCTGGCTGGATATGTTTGCCTTACCCGAGCTGGCGCGACGTATCTACAGCGAGCCTTTTCCGCTGGTGGATATTACCGTTATTCCGGACGACGACATCATGCAGCATCGGCGTATCGCGCTGCTGGAGCTGCTACAAAAGCATATTCGCCAGCGGGATTTAATGAACCTGCTGGAGCGACTGGTCACGCTGATAAGCGCAGAGTACACTACGGAAAGTCAGCTGAATGCGCTCCTCAATTATATGGTGCAGCGCGGGCATACTGACCAACCAACGGTATTTTACAGGGAACTGGCGAACCGATTGCCGCAGGAGGAATCTATGATGACGCTCGCTGAATGGTTTGAAGAACAGGGAATGCAAAAGGGCATGCAAAAAGGGATGCAAAAGGGCGTGCAGGAAGGCAAACGAAAAGGTCTGCAGGAAGGTAAAACTGAGGAGCGGCGTAATATCGCCCGTCGTATGCTGGAAAGCGGGATGACGCGCGAGGCGGTGATGCAAATCACCACCTTAACCGACGACGAAATCGAGCAGCTTATCCGCTGGCGCTAA
- the panC gene encoding pantoate--beta-alanine ligase, translating to MLIIETLPLLRQQIRRLRMEGKRVALVPTMGNLHDGHMKLVEEARTRADVVVVSIFVNPMQFDRAEDLARYPRTLQEDCEKLNKRKVDIVFAPASQDIYPQGTETHTFVDVPGLSTMLEGASRPGHFRGVSTIVSKLFNLIQPEIACFGEKDFQQLALIRKMVADMGYDIEIVGVPIIRAKDGLALSSRNGYLTADQRKIAPGLYKVMNGIADKLQAGERQQEEMIALAEQELNDKGFRADEIQIRDADTLLELTDASKRAVILAAAWLGQARLIDNKIVELS from the coding sequence GTGTTAATTATCGAAACCCTGCCGCTTTTGCGCCAGCAAATCCGCCGTCTGCGTATGGAAGGCAAGCGTGTGGCGCTGGTGCCAACGATGGGCAACCTGCACGACGGCCATATGAAGCTGGTGGAAGAAGCCAGAACTCGCGCTGATGTGGTCGTGGTCAGCATCTTCGTTAACCCTATGCAGTTTGACCGCGCGGAAGATCTGGCGCGCTATCCGCGCACGCTCCAGGAAGACTGCGAAAAGCTCAACAAGCGCAAAGTGGATATCGTCTTTGCCCCAGCCTCACAGGATATCTATCCACAGGGCACTGAGACCCATACGTTTGTTGATGTTCCCGGCCTCTCCACCATGCTGGAAGGTGCCAGCCGTCCGGGCCACTTCCGCGGCGTATCCACTATCGTCAGTAAACTCTTTAACCTCATTCAGCCTGAGATCGCCTGCTTCGGCGAGAAGGATTTCCAGCAGCTGGCGCTGATCCGCAAAATGGTAGCCGACATGGGCTACGATATTGAGATCGTCGGCGTGCCGATTATTCGCGCGAAAGACGGGTTAGCGCTCAGTTCGCGCAACGGATATCTGACCGCTGACCAGCGCAAGATCGCGCCGGGTCTGTATAAAGTGATGAATGGCATCGCCGATAAGCTTCAGGCTGGCGAGCGTCAGCAGGAAGAAATGATCGCGCTGGCAGAACAGGAACTGAATGACAAAGGCTTTCGCGCCGATGAGATTCAGATCCGCGATGCCGATACGCTGCTGGAGCTCACGGACGCCAGCAAACGCGCGGTGATCCTGGCCGCTGCATGGCTGGGTCAGGCCCGTCTTATCGATAATAAAATCGTCGAGCTCTCCTGA